In a single window of the Streptomyces sp. HUAS ZL42 genome:
- a CDS encoding helix-turn-helix transcriptional regulator, translating to MKSDRLLSILLLLQTRGRVPAHELAERLEVSVRTIYRDIEALSASGVPVYAERGRYGGIELLAGFRTDVTGLTADESRALFVLAAQGAHAALGLDAALGSALRKVMAALPAPHRPAAEVTSRRVLVDATRWKGGPRPAVDLEALQDAVFADRRLRLRYRHSGDREPSTYTVDPYGLVSKAGVWYLVADRRAKPQLFRADRVHSAEVLDDAVRRRPGVELADAWEVLRRQVEERPGGLDVTVRVRRDRLDMFLRLNASQLAELPDDDGRSEWVTARLSYGVVREARQLLAFTDRVEVLSPPEVREELRAAAASVTALYQRAGAGPEQ from the coding sequence GTGAAGTCCGACCGCCTGCTCTCGATCCTGCTGCTCCTGCAGACCCGCGGCCGCGTCCCCGCGCACGAACTCGCCGAGCGGCTCGAGGTGTCGGTGCGCACCATCTACCGCGACATCGAGGCGCTGTCCGCCTCCGGTGTGCCCGTGTACGCCGAGCGCGGGCGGTACGGCGGTATCGAACTGCTCGCCGGCTTCCGTACGGACGTCACGGGACTGACCGCCGACGAGTCGCGCGCGCTGTTCGTCCTGGCCGCGCAGGGCGCGCACGCCGCGCTCGGCCTGGACGCCGCGCTCGGCTCCGCGCTGCGCAAGGTGATGGCCGCGCTGCCCGCCCCGCACCGGCCGGCCGCCGAGGTGACCAGCCGCCGCGTACTGGTCGACGCCACCCGCTGGAAGGGCGGCCCGCGGCCCGCCGTGGACCTGGAGGCGCTCCAGGACGCGGTCTTCGCCGACCGCCGGCTGCGACTGCGCTACCGGCACAGCGGCGATCGGGAGCCGAGCACCTACACCGTCGACCCGTACGGCCTCGTCTCCAAGGCGGGCGTCTGGTACCTGGTCGCCGACCGGCGGGCGAAACCGCAGCTCTTCCGCGCCGACCGGGTGCACTCGGCCGAGGTCCTCGACGACGCGGTGCGCCGGCGGCCCGGGGTCGAACTCGCCGACGCCTGGGAGGTGCTGCGCCGCCAGGTCGAGGAACGCCCCGGCGGACTCGACGTCACCGTCCGCGTCAGGCGGGACCGGCTCGACATGTTCCTGCGCCTGAACGCCTCGCAGCTGGCCGAACTCCCCGACGACGACGGCCGGAGCGAGTGGGTGACCGCTCGACTGTCGTACGGCGTCGTCCGCGAAGCCCGTCAACTGCTCGCGTTCACCGACCGGGTGGAGGTCCTCTCGCCGCCCGAGGTGCGTG
- a CDS encoding TIGR03086 family metal-binding protein yields the protein MNAVDPRPLYARATEQAAALIKTVRPEQLNDPTPCAEFDVRLLLSHMVGGTLRIAVVGEGGDGLAVRPFADEVEDDAWTGAYDEVRTRALKAWETDARMESPVRVPWGEVPGRAALSGYVMEIVTHTWDLSEALGHPLELDPELAEFALATARRVLPDEQRDANTPFFSALPAAEGTDTYGELAAWLGRKPLSRA from the coding sequence ATGAACGCCGTCGACCCCCGACCGCTGTATGCCCGTGCCACCGAACAGGCGGCCGCGCTGATCAAGACCGTACGGCCCGAGCAGCTGAACGACCCGACGCCTTGTGCCGAGTTCGACGTCCGCCTGCTGCTCAGCCACATGGTCGGCGGCACCCTCCGTATCGCGGTGGTCGGCGAGGGCGGCGACGGGCTCGCCGTGCGGCCGTTCGCGGACGAGGTCGAGGACGACGCCTGGACGGGTGCGTACGACGAGGTCAGGACACGGGCGTTGAAGGCATGGGAGACCGACGCCAGGATGGAGTCACCGGTCCGGGTGCCGTGGGGCGAGGTGCCGGGGCGGGCCGCGCTCTCCGGCTATGTCATGGAGATCGTCACCCACACCTGGGATCTCTCCGAGGCGCTCGGACACCCGCTCGAACTCGACCCCGAACTCGCCGAGTTCGCGCTCGCCACCGCCCGCCGCGTCCTGCCGGACGAGCAGCGCGACGCGAACACGCCCTTCTTCTCGGCGCTGCCCGCTGCCGAAGGGACGGACACGTATGGCGAGTTGGCGGCCTGGCTCGGCCGGAAACCCCTCAGCCGAGCCTGA